In one Parvibaculum sp. genomic region, the following are encoded:
- the argF gene encoding ornithine carbamoyltransferase, whose product MSPRHFLDLHEVSPNALRAILDDSRARKLARNGKGHAEPDADKPLKGKLLAMIFEKPSTRTRVSFDVAMRQLGGETLLLNGGDMQLGRGETVADTARVLSRYVDAIMIRTADHDNLMELAEHATVPVVNGLTNLSHPCQLMADVMTFEEHKGPISGRRIAWVGDGNNMATSWIHAAGQLDFELRIACPPELAPSPEALAWAKKRGAKVHVTADPREAVAGVDCINTDTWVSMSDDAETAARRHNLLAPYRVDARLMAAAGEGAIFMHCLPAHRDEEMTAEVIDGPASVVFDEAENRLHAQKGVLAWCFQ is encoded by the coding sequence ATGAGCCCGCGGCATTTTCTCGATCTCCATGAAGTTTCGCCCAATGCCTTGCGTGCAATCCTCGACGATTCGCGCGCCCGCAAGCTTGCGCGGAATGGGAAAGGCCATGCCGAGCCCGACGCCGACAAGCCGCTGAAAGGCAAGCTGCTGGCGATGATTTTCGAAAAGCCCTCGACCCGCACCCGCGTCTCCTTCGACGTGGCGATGCGCCAGCTCGGCGGCGAGACGCTGCTGCTGAACGGCGGCGACATGCAGCTCGGCCGCGGCGAAACCGTGGCCGACACGGCGCGCGTTCTCTCGCGCTATGTCGACGCCATCATGATCCGCACCGCCGATCACGATAACCTGATGGAGCTGGCCGAACACGCCACCGTGCCCGTCGTCAACGGACTGACCAACCTTTCGCATCCCTGCCAGTTGATGGCCGATGTGATGACGTTCGAGGAACACAAGGGTCCGATTTCCGGGCGCCGCATCGCCTGGGTGGGCGACGGCAACAACATGGCGACGTCCTGGATTCACGCGGCCGGCCAGCTCGATTTCGAACTGCGCATCGCCTGTCCGCCGGAACTTGCACCGTCGCCCGAGGCGCTCGCCTGGGCGAAGAAGCGCGGCGCGAAGGTGCATGTCACCGCCGATCCGCGCGAAGCGGTCGCCGGCGTCGACTGCATCAACACCGACACATGGGTGTCGATGAGCGACGACGCCGAAACGGCGGCGCGCCGGCACAATCTTCTGGCGCCCTACCGCGTCGATGCAAGGCTGATGGCGGCGGCGGGCGAAGGCGCGATCTTCATGCATTGCCTGCCCGCGCATCGCGACGAGGAGATGACCGCCGAGGTAATCGACGGGCCCGCCTCGGTCGTCTTCGACGAAGCCGAAAACCGGCTGCATGCACAAAAGGGTGTGCTGGCGTGGTGTTTTCAATGA
- a CDS encoding Hsp33 family molecular chaperone, whose translation MSDAATGIDDLVQPFQIEDLGIRGRVVRLGPLVDRVLSAHAYAEPVSRLLGEALALAAMIGSALKFEGRFILQTKGDGPVGMVVADYETPGKLRGYAQVDEVRLAEALAAGRAAPADLLGEGFLALTIDQGADMERYQGIVALDARGLSHSAHEYFASSEQVATRIRLAAGPFYHREATGPEKNWRAGAIMIQHIARDGGLTGFREGEDQSPYTEEEENWNRAAILLDTVEDHELLDPELAPTRLLFRLFHEDGVRAFEPSEVEFSCHCSRGRMETVLRSFGSHEIDEMVQEGVVTATCEFCSAVYVFTPEELKE comes from the coding sequence ATGAGCGATGCCGCCACCGGCATCGACGATCTCGTCCAGCCGTTCCAGATCGAGGATCTCGGCATTCGCGGCCGCGTCGTCCGGCTGGGCCCGCTGGTCGACCGCGTGCTGTCGGCACATGCCTATGCCGAGCCCGTGTCGCGGCTCCTCGGCGAGGCGCTGGCGCTGGCCGCGATGATCGGCTCGGCGCTGAAGTTCGAGGGCCGGTTCATCCTGCAGACCAAGGGCGACGGTCCGGTCGGCATGGTGGTTGCCGACTATGAGACGCCGGGCAAGCTGCGCGGCTATGCACAGGTCGACGAGGTGCGCCTCGCCGAAGCGCTGGCGGCGGGCCGCGCCGCGCCGGCGGACCTGTTGGGTGAGGGTTTTCTGGCTCTGACCATCGACCAGGGCGCCGACATGGAGCGCTATCAGGGCATCGTCGCGCTCGACGCGCGGGGCCTCAGTCATTCGGCGCATGAATATTTTGCGAGTTCGGAGCAGGTGGCGACGCGCATCAGGCTCGCCGCCGGCCCGTTCTATCACCGTGAGGCGACGGGCCCGGAAAAGAACTGGCGCGCCGGCGCCATCATGATCCAGCACATCGCACGCGATGGCGGGCTGACCGGCTTCCGCGAGGGCGAGGATCAAAGCCCCTACACCGAAGAAGAGGAAAACTGGAACCGCGCGGCGATCCTGCTCGACACGGTGGAGGATCACGAGCTTCTCGACCCGGAGCTGGCGCCGACGCGCCTGCTGTTCCGGCTCTTCCACGAGGACGGCGTGCGCGCCTTCGAGCCCTCCGAGGTCGAATTTTCCTGCCATTGCTCGCGCGGCCGCATGGAAACCGTCCTGCGGTCCTTCGGCAGCCATGAAATAGACGAAATGGTGCAGGAAGGTGTGGTCACGGCCACCTGTGAATTCTGCAGCGCGGTCTATGTCTTCACGCCTGAGGAATTGAAGGAATGA
- a CDS encoding BLUF domain-containing protein, with the protein MVFQAAYLSAAHSHLSDTDVRDILLASKRNNAPAGISGMLLLIDQVFFQVLEGDKAAVEATLARIARDPRHSGIIHVLAAERPEPHFPDWSMGFEKFVYREAGVPTPDAAPFDIADITRNPSVSALAGKAPELISFMRALYRGRDMRGAPVLDRTA; encoded by the coding sequence ATGGTCTTTCAAGCGGCATATCTCAGTGCGGCGCATTCCCACCTCTCCGATACGGACGTGCGGGACATTCTGCTGGCGTCGAAACGCAACAACGCGCCGGCCGGAATTTCCGGCATGCTGCTTTTGATCGACCAGGTTTTCTTTCAGGTGCTGGAGGGCGACAAGGCGGCCGTCGAGGCGACGCTCGCCCGCATCGCGCGCGATCCGCGTCACAGCGGCATCATTCATGTGCTGGCGGCCGAACGGCCGGAACCTCATTTCCCGGACTGGTCGATGGGGTTTGAAAAATTCGTCTATCGCGAAGCCGGCGTTCCGACGCCGGATGCCGCGCCCTTCGACATCGCAGACATTACCCGCAATCCGTCCGTGTCGGCGCTGGCCGGCAAGGCGCCGGAGTTGATTTCCTTCATGCGCGCTCTCTATCGCGGCCGCGACATGCGCGGCGCGCCGGTGCTAGATCGGACGGCCTGA